The DNA sequence TTCCCCCAACCCCTGGTCCGGGCGGCGGATCCAGGATACTGTATGCAATCACGTGCTGGACCGAAGCGGGAGGCACATCATGAAGGTGGCTGTTCTCGGGGCCGGGGCGATCGGCGCCTACGTCGGGGCCGCGCTCCACCGCGGCGGGACCGAGGTGCACCTGATCGCCCGGCGGGCCCACCTCGCGGCGATGCGCGAGCACGGCGTCCGCGTGCTCAGCCCGCGCGGCGACTTCACCGCGCACCCCCACGTCACGGACGACCCGGCGGAAGTCGGCGAAGTCGATTTCGTCTTCCTCGGCCTCAAAGCCAACTCCTACGCCTCGTGCGGGCCCCTGCTCGCCCCGCTGCTCGGGCCGGAGACGGCGGTCGTGGCCGCGCAGAACGGCATCCCGTGGTGGTACTTCCACGGCCTCGCCGGACATCCGCTGGAAGGGCGGCGGGTCGAGACCGTCGACCCCGGCGGCTCGGTGACCGCGGTGCTCGGGCTGCGACGGGCCGTCGGCTGCGTCGTCTACTGCTCGACGGTCATCGAGGAGCCGGGCGTGATCCGGCACCTGGAAGGCACCCGGTTCTCCCTCGGCGAGCCGGACGGCGAGATCTCCGCGCGCTGCAAGGTCCTGAGCGCGGCGATGATCGCCGGCGGGCTCAAGGCGCCGGTCGAACCCCGCCTGCGCGACGACATCTGGATCAAGCTGATGGGCAACGTCGCCTTCAACCCGTTGTCCGCGCTGACCCGGGCGACGATGGCGCAGATGTGCGAGCACGACGACACGCGCGCGCTCGTCGCCACGATGATGACCGAAACCCTCGCCGTCGCCCGGGCCGCCGGCAGCGACCCGAAGGTCTCGGTCGAGAAGCGCATCGACGGCGCCTGGCGCGTCGGCCACCACAAGACGTCGATGCTGCAGGACCTCGAAGCCGGCAAGCCCCTGGAGATCGACGCCATCATCGGCGCGGTCGTCGAACTGGCGGAGCTGACCGGCGTGCCCGCCCCGGCGCTGCGCCACGTTCACGCCGCCATCGGCCTGCTCGGCCACACCAGCACGACGCCCGTCCCCGTCGGGTCGCACTGAACCGGAGGTACCCGTGAAGCGCAAGAAGACCGAGCCGTACGTCCGGCTCACCCAGCCACTCGTGCGCGACTCCGGCGTGCTGCGGCCGGCGACCTGGACCGAGGCCCTCGACCGGGCCGCCGCCGGGATCCGCCGGACCCTCGAAGCCAAGGGGCCCGAGGCGTTCGGGATGTTCTCGTGCGCCCGCGCGACCAACGAGATGAACTTCGTCGCGCAGAAGTTCACCCGCGCGGTGATCGGCACGAACAACGTCGACTCGTGCAACCGCACCTGCCACGCGCCCAGCGTCGCCGGCCTGGCGCGGGTGTTCGACAGCGGCGGCGGCACGTCGTCCTACCAGGAGATCGAGGACGCCGACGTCATCGTGATCTGGGGCGGCAACCCGCGCGAGGCGCACCCGATCTTCTTCCAGCACGTGCTCAAGGCCGTCCACAAGGGAGCGAAGCTCTTCGTCGTCGACCCCCGCCGGACGAGCACCGCGAGCTGGGCGCACCGGCAGCTGCAGCTCGAGGTCGGCACCGACATCCCGCTCGCCCACGCGATCGCGCGGGAGATCATCCACTCCGGACTGGCGAACACGGCGTTCATCGAGCGGGCCACCGAAGGGTTCGCCGAGTTCGCCGCGTCGGTCGAGCCCTGGACCCTGGAGGTCGCCGAGAAGACGACGGGCGTACCGGCCGAGCTGATCAAGGAGCTCGCCCACACCTACGCGCGGGCCGACCGCGGGCAGCTTTCGTGGACGCTCGGGATCACCGAGCACCACAACGGCACCGACAACGTCCTGGCGCTGATCAACCTGTCGCTGCTGGCCGGGCAGGTCGGCCGCTACGGCGCCGGCCTCAACCCGCTGCGCGGGCAGAACAACGTCCAGGGCGGCGGCGACATGGGCGCCATCCCGGACCGGCTGCCCGGCTTCCAGGACGTCCTCGACGCCGGCGTCCGCGCGAAGTTCGACGCGGCCTGGGGTTCGGCCATCCCGCCGCACAAGGGCCTCAACCTCACGCAGATGCTCGACGCGATGGAACGCGGCGACCTGACCTGCGTGTACATCATCGGCGAGAACCCGGTCCAGTCCGAAGCGGACTGCGAGCACACGATCAAGCGGCTGGCCAACGTGGACCACCTCGTCGTGCAGGACATCTTCCTCACCAAGACCGCGCAGCTGGCCGACGTCGTGCTGCCGGCTTCGGCGGCCTGGTGCGAAAGCGACGGCACGTTCACCAACTCCGAACGGCGGGTCCAGCGCGTCCGCAGGGCCCTCGAACCGCCGGACGGCGCGCGCGACGACATCGAGCTGCTGTCGGAGCTGGCTCGCCGGCTCGGGCACGACTGGCACCACACCGGCGGCGAGGAGGTGTGGGACGAGCTGCGCTCGCTCTCGCCGATGCACGCCGGGATGTCCTACGCGCGGCTGGAAGAACTCGGCGGGATCCAGTGGCCGTGCTACGCCGAGGACACCCTGGAGCCGACGTTCCTGCACGGCAGGCTGTGGGCCGAAGACCCGGCCGAGCGCGGCCGCCCGGCGCCCTTCACGGTGATCGAGCACAGCCCGCCGGTCGACCTGCTCACCGAAGAGTTCCCGATCCGGCTCACCACCGGGCGGCGGCTGGACTCCTACAACACCGGCGTCCAGTCGAGCGGGTTCCCGTCCCCGCTGCGGCAGGGCGAAACCCTGGACCTGTGCCCGGAGGACGCCCGCGCCCTCGGTGTCACCCCGGACGAGCTGGTCCGCATCACCTCCCGGCGGGGCGAGATCGTCGCACCGGTCCGGCTCGACAAGGGGCTGAAACCGGGGCTGGCGTTCATGACCTTCCACTTCCCGGACGAAATCGACGTCAACGTCATCACCATCGAGGCGACCTGCCCGATCGCCGGGACCGCGGAGTACAAGGCCGCGGCCATCCGCGTCGAGAAGCTCTCGGAAGTGGGAGCCTGAAGTGGACCTCAAGCTCCTGGACGCCGTCGCGTCGCGTGAAGAGGAGGAGGCGGTCGCCGGGTTCGCCGGCGGCGGCCGCGACCAGCTGCTGCCCGCGCTGCACGCGGTCAACGACCGGGTCGGCTGGCTCAGCCAGGGCGCGCTGAACCTGATCTGCGAGACGCTGCACGTGCCGCCGGCCGACGCGTACGGCGTGGCCAGCTTCTATTCGCTGTTCGCGCTCGCGGAGCGCCCGGAACGGGTCGTGCACGTGTGCACCGACCTGGCGTGCCGGGTCAACGGCGCGGAAACCGTGTGCGAGGTCCTCACCGAGCACGTCGGCGCCGCGGGGAAGGCGCGCGGTGGGGTCACGTGGCTGCGCAGCCCGTGCCTCGGCGTCTGCGAACGGGCCCCCGCGGCGCTGGCGTTCCAGGCGGGCGACCCGGCCACCACCGAGCTTGTCGCCCCGGCCACCGGCGCGTCGGCCGTGCTGGCCGCCCAGCGCGCACCGTCCGCTTCGGACGGTGCGCCGCCGCTGCTCCACCAGAAGGACGGACTGCGGCTGCTGCGCCGGGTCGGCGTCGTCGACCCGTCCAGTTTGGACGGCTACCGCGCGACCGGCGGGTACGCGGCCCTGCGCACCGCCCTGCGGATGGGGGAGGCCGCGGTGCTGCGGGAGGTCACCGACGCCGGCCTGCTCGGCCGCGGCGGGGCGGCGTTCCCGACCGGGCGGAAGTGGGCGGCCACGGCCGCGCAGCCCGCCGGGCCGCACTACCTGGTGTGCAACGCCGACGAGAGCGAACCCGGCACGTTCAAGGACCGGGTGCTGCTCGAAGGCGACCCGTTCGCGCTGGTGGAGGCGATGACGATCGCCGCGTTCGCGATCGGCGCCCGGCAGGGGTACGTCTACCTGCGCGGTGAGTACCCGCGGGCGCTGCGGCTGCTGCGCAACGCACTGGCGGTCTGCCGGGAACGCGGCTACCTCGGCGTGGACATCATGGGCCACGAGGGTTTCTCGTTCGACATCGAGATCCGGCGCGGGGCCGGCGCGTACATCTGTGGCGAGGAAACGGCGATCTTCAACTCGATCGAAGGTTTCCGCGGCGAGCCCCGGACGAAGCCGCCGTTCCCGGTCGAGAAGGGTCTGTTCGGCAAGCCGACCGTGGTCAACAACGTCGAAACCCTGGTGAACGTGCCGCTGATCCTCACCGAAGGCGCGGCCGCCTACCGGGCGATCGGCACCGAGGCCTCGGCCGGGCCGAAGCTGTTCTGCCTGTCCGGCAACGTCGAACGGCCCGGCGTCTACGAAGTGCCGTTCGGCACGACGCTGCGGGAGCTGCTCGCGCTGGCCGGTGGCGTCCCGGAAGGCCGCTCGCTGCGGGCGATCCTGCTCGGCGGCGCGGCGGGCGGGTTCGTCCGGCCCGACGAACTGGACCTGCCGCTGACCATGGAGGACGCCCGCGCGGCGAAGACGACGCTCGGCTCGGGTGTCGTCCTGGTCCTCGATGACCTGGCCGACCTCGGCGGGTTCCTGCTGCGGATCGCGGAGTTCTTCCGCGACGAGTCGTGCGGGCAGTGCGTCCCGTGCCGGATCGGGACGGTCCGCCAGGAGGAGGCGATCCGGCGCGTGCTCGCGGCCGGTTCGGAGGAGCGGCCGCTGCTGCGGGAGGTGGGTGGGGTCATGCGGGATTCGTCGATCTGCGGCCTCGGCCAGACCGCGTGGAACGCCATCGAATCCGCGATCGACCGGCTGGGGGCCCTGCGATGACCATTGTGGACATCGGAATCCCGAAGCGGCTGGTCGAGTTCACCGTGGACGGCGCGCCGGTCCGGGTACCCGAGGGCTCGACGATCCTCGACGCGTGCACGGCGGCGGGCAAGGAGATCCCGACCCTGTGCTACGGCGACACCCTGGAGCCGGCGAACGCCTGCCGCGTCTGCATGGTGGAGGTCGAGGGCTCCCGGACACTGGTGCCTTCGTGCTCGCGCAAGGCCGAACCGGGCATGGTGGTGCACACCGATTCCGAGCGCACCCGGATCAGCCGCAAGGTCGTCCTCGAACTGCTCGGTTCGGCGACGGACCTTTCGACCACCCCGGACGTGGACCGCTGGATGGCCGAGACGGGCGCGGAACCGTCCCGCTTCGGCCCGGACGCGGCGACCGTCGCGCAACCGGCCATCGTGGACAACGAGCTGTACGTCCGTGACTACGAGAAGTGCATCCTCTGCTACAAGTGCGTCGACGCGTGCGGTGAGCAGTGGCAGAACTCGTTCGCCATCACCGTGGCGGGCCGGGGGTTCGACGCGCGGATCTCGACGGAGTTCTCGAACCCGCTGCCCGACAGCGCGTGCGTGTACTGCGGCAACTGCGTCGAGGTCTGCCCGACCGGGGCGCTGAGCTTCAAGCGCGAGTACGACAAGCGCGAGGACGGCACCTGGGACGAGTCCCGCCAGACGGCGACGACGACCGTCTGCACCTTCTGCGGGGTGGGCTGCAACCTGACGCTGCACGTCCAGGACAACGAGATCGTGAAGGTGACTTCGCCGCACGAGAGCTCGGTGACGCACGGCAACCTCTGCATCAAGGGCCGGTTCGGCTGGCAGCACGTCCAGAACCGGTAGCGCGCCCATCCCGCGCGGAGGCGCCGTGGCTCGACGAGTCGCGGCGCCTCTGTCGTTCCCGGACGTTGACCCCGCCGCAGGTCACCGGCTATTCTCGATATGCGAAAGAAAAATTCCGGATAGCGAAATTAGAGGTCGCGATGCCCGAGCACTCCCTGCCGTACGTCGTCAACCTGTCGCTGCTGTTCAAGGAGGTCCCCCTCCTCGAGCGCGCGGCGGCCGCGCGGGCGGCGGGCTTCACCGACGTCGAGTACTGGTGGCCGTTCGAGGCCGCCGTACCCGCGCGGGACGAGGTGGACGCCTTCGTGAAGAGCCTGGACGGCGTCCGGCTGCGCGGGCTGAACTTCTACGCCGGGGACATGGCGGCGGGGGAGCGGGGCCTGGTCTCCTGGATCGGCCGCGAAGCCGAGTTCGCCGACAGCCTCGTCGTCGCGCTGGACATCGCCGAACGCACTGGGTGCCGCAGCTTCAACGCGCTCTACGGCAACCGGCTGGACGGCGAAGACCCCGTCAAGCAGGACGACCTGGCGCTGGTGCACCTCGCCGGCGCCGCGGAAGCCGCCGCGAAGATCGGCGCGCAGCTGGTCCTCGAACCGCTCTCCGGCGCGGACCGCTACCCGCTCAAGACCGCCGCGGACGCCGTGGCCGTGCTCGACGACCTCGGGCGCGACAACGTGCGGCTGCTGGCCGACCTGTACCACCTGGCAGTCAACGGCGACGACCTGGACGCCTTGGCGACGCGGCACATCGCCCGGATCGGGCACGTGCAGATCGCCGACGCACCCGGGCGCCACCAGCCCGGCACCGGCTCGCTGGACATCGAGGGACACCTCGCGAAGCTGCAGGCCGCGGGCTACGACGGGTTCGTCGGGATCGAGTACGTCCCGGAGCCCGGCACGCTCGCGTCGCTGGACTGGCTGCCGATCACCCGAAGGGGACGAGCATGAAACTGGGATTCATCGGACTGGGCGTGATGGGCGCGCCGATGGCCGCGCACCTGGTCGCGGCCGGGCACGACGTCGCGGGCTACGACGTCACCCCGGCCGCGGGGGAGAAGCTCGCGGCCGCCGGCGGGCGCGCCGCGACCGGCGTCGCCGACGCGGTGGCCGGCGCGGACGTCGTGATCACGATGCTGCCGAACCACCCGCAGGTCGAGGCGGTCGTGCTGGCCGGCGGCGGCGTGCTCGACACCGCCGAGCCCGGCGCGCTGCTGATCGACATGAGCACCATCCGGCCGGAGACGTCGATCGCGATCGCCGAAGCCGCGCGGGACAAGAAGATCCGCGTCCTCGACGCCCCCGTTTCGGGTGGCCAGGCCGGGGCGGAGCAGGCGTCGCTGTCCATCATGGTCGGGGGCACCGAAGAAGACTTCGAGTCGGCCAAGCCGGTGCTCGATGCCGTCGGCAAGACCATCGTGCACGTCGGCCCGCACGGCGCCGGCCAGGTCGTCAAGGCCGCCAACCAGCTCGTCGTGGGCGGGATCTACGGCCTCGTCGCCGAGGCGATCGTGCTCCTCGAAGCGTCCGGTGTGGACGCCGCCACGGGCTTGGACGTGCTCGCCGGGGGACTGGCCGGCAGCCGGATCCTCGAGCTCAAGCGCAAGTCCATGGTGGACCGCCAGTTCGCGCCCGGCTTCCGGATCGACCTGCACCACAAGGACATGGGGATCGCGCTGGCCGCCGCCCGGCAGGCCGACGTCGCGCTCCCGCTCACCGGGCTGGTCGCCCAGCTCGTCGCCGCCGGCCGCGCCATGGGGTACGGCTCCCTGGACCACTCGGCCTTGCTGAAGGTCGTCGAACAGTTGTCGGGCCGCGTCCCGGCGGAGGTGTGACATGCCCCGAATCCCCGCCATGCAAGCGGTCGTCGACGTCCTGGAAAGCGAAGGCGTCGACACCGTCTTCGGCTGCCCGGGCGCCGCGATCCTCCCGCTGTACAACGCCCTGCAAGGCCGGGCGATCGAGCACCTGATCGTCCGCCACGAAGAGGGCGCGACGCACATGGCCGACGGCTGGGCCCGGACGAACGGCAACGTCGGCGTCGCCATCGGCACGTCCGGCCCGGCCGGGACCAACATGATCACCGGGCTCTACACCGCGCACGCGGACTCGATCCCGATGATCTGCATCACCGGCCAGGCCGCGACGACGAAGCTGCACCAGGAAGCCTTCCAGGCGGTCGACATCGTCGAGATCGCCAAGCCGGTCACGAAGTGGGCGGTGCAGGTCAAGGAGGCCGCGCAGCTGCCCTGGATCTTCCGCGAAGCCTTCCGGATCGCCCGCTCGGGCCGTCCCGGGCCGGTGCTCATCGACCTCCCGATCGACGTCCAGAAGCAGGACATCGAATGGGACTCGTCGATCGACTCACCGCTGCCGGTGACCCGGGTGACGCCTGCCGCGGCGCGGGTCGAGCGGGCTCTCGACCTGCTGCTGGCCGCCGAGCGCCCGATCATCCTGGCCGGTGGCGGCGTCGTCCTCGGCGAGGCGAGCGAGCGGCTGCGAGCGGCGGCCGAGCGCCTCGACGTCCCGGTGCAGGTGACGCTGATGGGCAAGGGCAGCTTCCCCGAGGACCACCATCTGTTCGCCGGGATGGCCGGCATCCAGACGTCGCAGCGCTGGGCGAACGCGGCTTTCCTGGAGTCGGACCTGGTGCTGGCGCTGGGCGCGCGGTTCGGCGACCGGCACACCGGCGAGCTGTCGGTGTACCGCGGTGACCGGAAGTTCATCCACGTCGACATCGAGCCGACCCAGCTGGGCAAGGTGTTCGGCCCGGACCTCGGGATCGTCTCGGACACCCGCGAGTTCCTGGACGCGCTGCTGACGGCGCTGGAGCACCGCGAGCCGAAGCCGAGGCGCGAGTGGGTCGGCCGGATCGCGGAACTGAAGGAAGCGCTTCCCCGGCGCGAGGACTTCGACACCCTGCCGATCAAGGCGCCGCGGGTCTTCAAGGAGATCAACGAAACCTTCGGCGAGGACACGTACTTCGTCACCGCGATCGGGCTCTACCAGATCTGGTCGGGTCAGTTCCAGAAGGCGCACAAGCCACGCCACTACCAGGTGTGCGGCCAGGCGGGCCCGCTCGGCTGGGAGATCCCCGCCGCGATCGGCGTCAAGAAGGCGCGCCCCGAGGCCGAGGTCGTCGGCGTGGTCGGCGACTACTCGTTCCAGTTCCTCGTCGAGGAGCTGGCGGTGGCCGCCCAGTACGACGTCGGGTTCGTGCTGATCATGCTCAACAACGAGTACCTCGGCCTGATCCGCCAGGCCGAGACCGGGTACGACATGAACTTCGAGGTCGACATCCACTACGACTCGAACGGCACGGACAACGTCAAGATCATGGAGGCCTACGGCTGCTCCGGCACCCGCGTGCACGAGCCGGGGGAGATCCGGACGTCGCTGGAATGGGCGCGCAAGGAGGCCGAGCGCACGAGCCGCCCGGTCCTGGTGGAGATCATGATCGAACGCGAGGGCAACGCCGCCATGGGTGCCGCCCTCGACACCGTGAAGGAGTTCGAGCCCGCGTAGGACCCGCGTGACCACGGCCGCCGTGCGAGCCCTGACCTCGCACGGCGGCCGTTCCACGCCCGGGATCAGGCGGT is a window from the Amycolatopsis sp. cg9 genome containing:
- a CDS encoding molybdopterin oxidoreductase family protein, producing the protein MKRKKTEPYVRLTQPLVRDSGVLRPATWTEALDRAAAGIRRTLEAKGPEAFGMFSCARATNEMNFVAQKFTRAVIGTNNVDSCNRTCHAPSVAGLARVFDSGGGTSSYQEIEDADVIVIWGGNPREAHPIFFQHVLKAVHKGAKLFVVDPRRTSTASWAHRQLQLEVGTDIPLAHAIAREIIHSGLANTAFIERATEGFAEFAASVEPWTLEVAEKTTGVPAELIKELAHTYARADRGQLSWTLGITEHHNGTDNVLALINLSLLAGQVGRYGAGLNPLRGQNNVQGGGDMGAIPDRLPGFQDVLDAGVRAKFDAAWGSAIPPHKGLNLTQMLDAMERGDLTCVYIIGENPVQSEADCEHTIKRLANVDHLVVQDIFLTKTAQLADVVLPASAAWCESDGTFTNSERRVQRVRRALEPPDGARDDIELLSELARRLGHDWHHTGGEEVWDELRSLSPMHAGMSYARLEELGGIQWPCYAEDTLEPTFLHGRLWAEDPAERGRPAPFTVIEHSPPVDLLTEEFPIRLTTGRRLDSYNTGVQSSGFPSPLRQGETLDLCPEDARALGVTPDELVRITSRRGEIVAPVRLDKGLKPGLAFMTFHFPDEIDVNVITIEATCPIAGTAEYKAAAIRVEKLSEVGA
- the gcl gene encoding glyoxylate carboligase → MPRIPAMQAVVDVLESEGVDTVFGCPGAAILPLYNALQGRAIEHLIVRHEEGATHMADGWARTNGNVGVAIGTSGPAGTNMITGLYTAHADSIPMICITGQAATTKLHQEAFQAVDIVEIAKPVTKWAVQVKEAAQLPWIFREAFRIARSGRPGPVLIDLPIDVQKQDIEWDSSIDSPLPVTRVTPAAARVERALDLLLAAERPIILAGGGVVLGEASERLRAAAERLDVPVQVTLMGKGSFPEDHHLFAGMAGIQTSQRWANAAFLESDLVLALGARFGDRHTGELSVYRGDRKFIHVDIEPTQLGKVFGPDLGIVSDTREFLDALLTALEHREPKPRREWVGRIAELKEALPRREDFDTLPIKAPRVFKEINETFGEDTYFVTAIGLYQIWSGQFQKAHKPRHYQVCGQAGPLGWEIPAAIGVKKARPEAEVVGVVGDYSFQFLVEELAVAAQYDVGFVLIMLNNEYLGLIRQAETGYDMNFEVDIHYDSNGTDNVKIMEAYGCSGTRVHEPGEIRTSLEWARKEAERTSRPVLVEIMIEREGNAAMGAALDTVKEFEPA
- a CDS encoding NAD(P)H-dependent oxidoreductase subunit E, which gives rise to MDLKLLDAVASREEEEAVAGFAGGGRDQLLPALHAVNDRVGWLSQGALNLICETLHVPPADAYGVASFYSLFALAERPERVVHVCTDLACRVNGAETVCEVLTEHVGAAGKARGGVTWLRSPCLGVCERAPAALAFQAGDPATTELVAPATGASAVLAAQRAPSASDGAPPLLHQKDGLRLLRRVGVVDPSSLDGYRATGGYAALRTALRMGEAAVLREVTDAGLLGRGGAAFPTGRKWAATAAQPAGPHYLVCNADESEPGTFKDRVLLEGDPFALVEAMTIAAFAIGARQGYVYLRGEYPRALRLLRNALAVCRERGYLGVDIMGHEGFSFDIEIRRGAGAYICGEETAIFNSIEGFRGEPRTKPPFPVEKGLFGKPTVVNNVETLVNVPLILTEGAAAYRAIGTEASAGPKLFCLSGNVERPGVYEVPFGTTLRELLALAGGVPEGRSLRAILLGGAAGGFVRPDELDLPLTMEDARAAKTTLGSGVVLVLDDLADLGGFLLRIAEFFRDESCGQCVPCRIGTVRQEEAIRRVLAAGSEERPLLREVGGVMRDSSICGLGQTAWNAIESAIDRLGALR
- a CDS encoding 2-hydroxy-3-oxopropionate reductase — its product is MKLGFIGLGVMGAPMAAHLVAAGHDVAGYDVTPAAGEKLAAAGGRAATGVADAVAGADVVITMLPNHPQVEAVVLAGGGVLDTAEPGALLIDMSTIRPETSIAIAEAARDKKIRVLDAPVSGGQAGAEQASLSIMVGGTEEDFESAKPVLDAVGKTIVHVGPHGAGQVVKAANQLVVGGIYGLVAEAIVLLEASGVDAATGLDVLAGGLAGSRILELKRKSMVDRQFAPGFRIDLHHKDMGIALAAARQADVALPLTGLVAQLVAAGRAMGYGSLDHSALLKVVEQLSGRVPAEV
- a CDS encoding 2-dehydropantoate 2-reductase → MKVAVLGAGAIGAYVGAALHRGGTEVHLIARRAHLAAMREHGVRVLSPRGDFTAHPHVTDDPAEVGEVDFVFLGLKANSYASCGPLLAPLLGPETAVVAAQNGIPWWYFHGLAGHPLEGRRVETVDPGGSVTAVLGLRRAVGCVVYCSTVIEEPGVIRHLEGTRFSLGEPDGEISARCKVLSAAMIAGGLKAPVEPRLRDDIWIKLMGNVAFNPLSALTRATMAQMCEHDDTRALVATMMTETLAVARAAGSDPKVSVEKRIDGAWRVGHHKTSMLQDLEAGKPLEIDAIIGAVVELAELTGVPAPALRHVHAAIGLLGHTSTTPVPVGSH
- a CDS encoding hydroxypyruvate isomerase family protein is translated as MPEHSLPYVVNLSLLFKEVPLLERAAAARAAGFTDVEYWWPFEAAVPARDEVDAFVKSLDGVRLRGLNFYAGDMAAGERGLVSWIGREAEFADSLVVALDIAERTGCRSFNALYGNRLDGEDPVKQDDLALVHLAGAAEAAAKIGAQLVLEPLSGADRYPLKTAADAVAVLDDLGRDNVRLLADLYHLAVNGDDLDALATRHIARIGHVQIADAPGRHQPGTGSLDIEGHLAKLQAAGYDGFVGIEYVPEPGTLASLDWLPITRRGRA
- a CDS encoding 2Fe-2S iron-sulfur cluster-binding protein → MTIVDIGIPKRLVEFTVDGAPVRVPEGSTILDACTAAGKEIPTLCYGDTLEPANACRVCMVEVEGSRTLVPSCSRKAEPGMVVHTDSERTRISRKVVLELLGSATDLSTTPDVDRWMAETGAEPSRFGPDAATVAQPAIVDNELYVRDYEKCILCYKCVDACGEQWQNSFAITVAGRGFDARISTEFSNPLPDSACVYCGNCVEVCPTGALSFKREYDKREDGTWDESRQTATTTVCTFCGVGCNLTLHVQDNEIVKVTSPHESSVTHGNLCIKGRFGWQHVQNR